The window CCGTGAACTTCAGCACACCGGTGATGCGCGAGAACAGAGTCCCGAGCGAATTGATGAATGTGTGCTTGAACGAAACCATTCTCGATGCCATATTTTTCCTAATCGGTGTATTATTGAAGGCAGATATTTCGCACAAGTATTTTAACCTTTAGCGGTGTGAAAGTCAAAGTAATTCAGGATGAGATGAATAGTTGGACGGTTATGATTTGATATAAAAAGTCATCAGTTCTTTCCATAACTCCCGGTAAGCGATCGCGGACCTGCTTTTCGGGCGGATTGCGGCTACAGGTTTTTGAGTGACGCCCATTTTTTCTATTTCAGACAGGTAGGGTATAAAAAACTTGCACACCCGTTTTTCCTTCAGCCATAGTTCGTCCATCGTTTCCCGATGCATCTTTTTGCGGATTTCGGCCATCGAGAAAAACGCGACGACGTCCTTCTCGTTCAGTTCATTTTCAAGGTAAAAACTGGTGATCTGATGATAGGTTCTGACGGAAAGGATGGTCGGGATGATTGGAACAACAAGCCGGTCGACGGCATGAAAAATATTTTCGGATAAAAGCGATATTCCGGGAGGACAATCGAGGATTAAAATATCGTAGTCATGCTTGATTTCGTCAATCACGTCGCGAAGCCGCGTGCGGGATTTTTTCACGTTATCGAGAATAATATCGAAGTTCCTGAAGGAAAAATCGGACGGGACGATGTCGAGATAGATATAATCGGTATTCTTGATGCTTTCCTTCAGGCTGGACTTTCCCTTGATGATTTTTTTCGTCCCCGATTCGAAACCCTGCTTTTTCTGAAAGTAGAAAGTCGCGGCGCCCTGGGGATCGAGATCCCATAGCAGGGTTTTGCCGATCGTTCTCGACGATAAATAGGAAAGATTTACAGCGGCGGCGGTTTTTCCTACCCCGCCCTTGATATTGTAAATTCCGATAACCTGCATTACTCGCTTACCTTATTTTCACTTTCAGCGTTTTTTACCGATTTACTCAAGGCTTTTTCTTTCTTTTCCGCTTCTTTTTTTACCGTTTTTTCGGCTTTCTTCGTTTCCTTCTTCTGCTTCTTCAAGGTATCCTTGATTTCGTCGATAAACTTTTCCATGTCGAATAAATGATTATCCAGATTTTCACGGGTTTCTTTCAGACGGCTTTTCAAGTCCATGTACTGGTCGTTCAATTTCAGGGATTCCTTTAAAATCGATTCGAATTGCTTTTTCAGGGCGGCATCCATCCCGGTCATTTTGTCCTTTAACGCCATCGCATACGATAGAATTTTCGACGACTTAATCGAAGCCATACAGTTCTCCTAAAGATTTTTATATTTACAGGAAATTTTAATATGCAATCATTAAGATTGTATTATTTTTAAGTTAATATATAGAAAATGATGATT of the Brevinematales bacterium genome contains:
- a CDS encoding ParA family protein; translation: MQVIGIYNIKGGVGKTAAAVNLSYLSSRTIGKTLLWDLDPQGAATFYFQKKQGFESGTKKIIKGKSSLKESIKNTDYIYLDIVPSDFSFRNFDIILDNVKKSRTRLRDVIDEIKHDYDILILDCPPGISLLSENIFHAVDRLVVPIIPTILSVRTYHQITSFYLENELNEKDVVAFFSMAEIRKKMHRETMDELWLKEKRVCKFFIPYLSEIEKMGVTQKPVAAIRPKSRSAIAYRELWKELMTFYIKS